One part of the Pecten maximus chromosome 1, xPecMax1.1, whole genome shotgun sequence genome encodes these proteins:
- the LOC117332867 gene encoding myosin heavy chain, non-muscle-like isoform X6 encodes MAEDPYAGVSAQELKYLAVDRNRINDPMVQAEWAAKRLIWVPHEVHGFCAASVVSERGDDLEVQLEETGKHVKVHRDDCQKMNPPKFSKVEDMAELTCLNEASVLHNLKDRYYSGLIYTYSGLFCVVVNPYKRLPIYTEKVIDLYKGKKRHEVPPHVFAITDAAYRSMLQDREDQSILCTGESGAGKTENTKKVIQYLAHVAASNRTSGQRSSVSNLHIPPNTDRQSALTLGGNVFVQGELENQLLQANPILEAFGNAKTIKNDNSSRFGKFIRINFDSSGYISGANIETYLLEKSRAIRQAEQERCFHIFYQFMYGATPHQRKEFLLEDIGNYRFLTHGSVPVSGVDDTGEFRQTVEALTIMGISAEDQSAIMRVISSVLLFGNMVFKQERSSDQATLPDDTVAQKACHLLGLSVTSVIQAFLRPRIKVGRDYVTKAQTKEQVEFAVEALSKACYEKMFKWLVVRINRSLDRTKRQGASFIGILDIAGFEIFKMNSFEQLCINYTNEKLQQLFNHTMFILEQEEYQKEGIEWKFIDFGLDLQPTIDLLEKPMGIYALVDEECFFPKATDKTFIDKVVNQHSSHPKFQKPDFRADADFSLIHYAGKVDYSASMWLMKNMDPLNENVVSLLQTSSDPFVAAIWKDAEIVGMGAASTGDTMFGSRTRKGMFRTVSQLYKEQLAKLMATLRNTNPNFVRCIIPNHEKKAGKIDSPLVLEQLRCNGVLEGIRICRQGFPNRILFQEFRQRYEILCPQSIPKGFMDGKKAVEKMINALELDPNLYRVGQSKIFFRAGVLAHLEEERDLKLTDIIIQFQALCRGLIARRNYQRRLQQLSAIRVIQRNCASYLKLRNWAWWRLFTKVKPLLPVAGQEEKLTLKEDELKKAKESMDRQKSDIEELERKYAQIIEEKSILAEQLQAETEICAEAEESKARMLAKKEELEEILHDVEIRIEEEEDRCNALMEERKKFQQTVTDLEEQLEEEEQSRQKLQLEKVSADSKMKKYEEELALQEDTNHKLLKEKRAMEERMSEVTSHLVEEEEKAKQLGKLKNKYESIISDLEERLRKETQARQELEKIRRRLESELNDLREQLTEKRQQVEDLQAQLSKREEEVQSSLKKVDEEGVMKSQAMKQSREIQNQLQEVTEDLETEKDARMKAEKQKRDLSEELEALKSELEDSLDATAAVQDLRNKREDELKDLKNMLSDSKKGAEDQIHAMRHKHSAQIQALNEEIENVKKSKASLEKQRQTLEAENTDLAGDLKQVQMAKQESERKRKQVEGQFQEVTIRLQESDRGRVDNSDKVTKLSNELDQVSTQLEQADTKTVQLSQKVASLEAQLADSQDTLQEETKSKLQVQSKLRQMDDEKEGLLDRIEEEQESKKTVEKQISELQAKMMELKKKNEEEIQKLEANEELRKKSSRDALEDQKKEADLIIERHEKSRKKLQAEVEDMTVELDNQRSAYTHLEKKQKKFDALLNEEKSVSEKLSLEKDLLERESREKETKIMNLQRELDELHESFEKADRSRLLQQRELEDLMSSKDDVGKNVHELEKAKRTLEAQVEEQRLQIEELEDELQTTEDAKLRLEVNMQAMRTQFERDHQAKEDTVEEQKKLLLKQLREMEAELEDERKQRAMAVNARKKLENDIKDLEQQEEMANKVKEDAVKQLKRTQAVMKDNLRELDEARLAREDAAATLKENEKKFKNLEAEVIRLQEELSSSERSRRNAEAERDELQDEIASNTTGKSSLLDEKRRLEARLQQVEDELEDEQTNGEMLVDKARKAQMQAEQYQADLASEKSVTQKLENQRASLERQNKDLREKLQDLENTVRTRTKATITTLEGKVSNLEEQLDSETKDRSNLQRTVRRLEKKLKEMVLQAEDERRHADQFKEQNDKMNNRVRALKRQLDEAEEEITRMNAAKRKLQRDLDEQMEQSEATAREISQLKKYRSGEKASN; translated from the exons ATCGTGAAGACCAGTCTATTCTTTGCAC AGGAGAATCTGGAGCCGGAAAGACAGAAAATACCAAGAAAGTCATACAGTACTTGGCTCACGTCGCAGCCTCAAATAGGACATCGGGCCAACGTTCATCTGTGTCCAATCTCCACATCCCG ccaaacacagatcgTCAAAGTGCTCTTACACTG GGAGGTAATGTGTTTGTACAG GGTGAATTAGAAAACCAGTTACTCCAGGCTAACCCCATCTTAGAAGCATTTGGAAATGCAAAGACTATCAAGAACGACAATTCTTCCAGATTT GGAAAATTCATCAGAATCAACTTTGACTCCTCAGGCTACATATCTGGAGCTAACATAGAAACAT ATCTTCTGGAGAAATCTCGAGCCATCAGGCAGGCTGAACAGGAAAGATGTTTCCATATCTTCTATCAGTTCATGTACGGAGCCACACCTCACCAGAGAA AGGAATTTTTATTGGAGGACATAGGCAATTACCGCTTTCTGACTCACGGCAGTGTACCGGTCAGTGGAGTGGACGACACTGGCGAGTTCCGCCAGACAGTGGAGGCTCTCACCATCATGGGCATTTCAGCCGAGGATCAGTCTG CCATCATGAGAGTGATTTCTTCAGTGTTGCTGTTCGGTAACATGGTATTCAAACAAGAAAGGAGCTCCGACCAGGCTACTCTCCCTGATGATACAG TTGCCCAGAAAGCTTGTCACCTCCTTGGTTTGTCGGTGACATCGGTCATACAGGCGTTCCTCCGCCCCAGGATCAAAGTGGGTCGTGATTATGTAACTAAGGCCCAGACTAAGGAACAGGTGGAGTTTGCCGTGGAGGCCCTGTCCAAGGCCTGCTATGAGAAGATGTTCAAGTGGCTTGTTGTCAGGATCAACCGTTCCCTAGATAGGACAAAGAGGCAGGGTGCCTCCTTCATCGGCATCCTAGATATTGCtggttttgaaattttcaag ATGAACTCCTTCGAGCAGTTGTGCATCAACTACACAAATGAGAAGCTACAGCAACTCTTCAACCACACCATGTTCATTTTAGAGCAGGAAGAATATCAGAAGGAGGGCATTGAATGGAAGTTTATTGACTTTGGACTTGACCTACAGCCCACCATCGACCTCCTCGAGAAG cCCATGGGTATATACGCCCTTGTTGACGAGGAGTGCTTCTTCCCTAAAGCCACAGACAAGACCTTCATTGATAAGGTTGTCAATCAACATTCCTCCCACCCCAAGTTCCAGAAACCTGACTTCAGAGCAGACGCAGACTTCAGTCTCATCCATTATGCTGGAAAG GTCGACTACTCTGCTAGCATGTGGCTGATGAAGAATATGGACCCCTTGAATGAGAATGTGGTGTCCCTGCTGCAGACCTCCTCAGATCCCTTCGTGGCAGCCATCTGGAAGGACG CTGAGATTGTTGGTATGGGAGCTGCATCAACTGGCGATACCATGTTTGGATCTCGAACACGAAAGGGCATGTTCAGGACAGTGAGCCAACTGTACAAAGAACAGCTTGCCAAACTGATGGCCACTCTACGCAACACTAATCCCAACTTCGTAAGATGTATCATTCCAAACCATGAGAAAAAG GCTGGGAAAATTGACTCGCCTCTGGTCCTGGAGCAGTTGAGGTGTAATGGTGTATTGGAAGGAATCCGAATCTGCCGACAGGGCTTCCCCAACAGAATCTTATTCCAGGAATTCCGACAGCGGTATGAGATCTTGTGTCCCCAGAGTATCCCTAAAGGATTCATGGATGGCAAAAAAGCAGTTGAAAAAATG ATTAATGCACTTGAGTTGGATCCTAATCTGTATAGAGTTGGACAGAGCAAGATCTTCTTCAGGGCAGGAGTGCTGGCACACTTAGAGGAAGAAAGAGATCTGAAACTCACTGATATTATCATTCAGTTCCAGGCCTTATGTCGAGGCTTGATTGCAAGAAG AAACTACCAGAGAAGGTTGCAGCAGCTAAGTGCAATTCGTGTCATACAGAGAAACTGTGCTTCCTACCTCAAACTGAGAAACTGGGCTTGGTGGAGACTCTTTACAAAG GTGAAACCATTGTTGCCAGTTGCTGGACAGGAAGAAAAGCTTACATTGAAAGAAGATGAACTCAAGAAAGCTAAAGAAAGTATGGATCGTCAAAAGAGCGATATAGAGGAACTGGAGAGAAAGTATGCTCAAATTATAGAAGAAAAATCCATTTTGGCAGAACAGTTGCAAGCTGAAACAGAAATATGTGCAGAGGCTGAAGAG TCCAAAGCCAGGATGCTGGCAAAGAAAGAGGAGTTGGAGGAGATCCTCCATGATGTGGAGATCAGGATAGAAGAGGAGGAGGATCGTTGTAATGCCCTCATGGAGGAACGCAAAAAATTCCAGCAAACTGTTACAGACCTGGAGGAACA ACTGGAAGAGGAGGAACAGTCTAGACAAAAATTACAACTAGAGAAAGTATCTGCTGATTCAAAAATGAAGAAGTATGAGGAGGAACTTGCATTACAAGAGGATACAAACCATAAACTGCTCAAAGAAAAGCGGGCCATGGAAGAACGAATGAGTGAAGTCACATCACATCTAGTGGAGGAAGAGGAAAAGGCCAAACAGCTTGGCAAACTCAAGAACAAGTATGAGTCTATTATCTCAGACTTGGAAGAGCGCCTCAGaaaagaaacacag GCAAGACAGGAACTAGAAAAAATCAGGCGCCGTTTAGAAAGTGAGCTGAACGATTTAAGGGAACAGCTTACAGAGAAACGTCAACAAGTAGAAGATTTACAGGCACAGCTTTCAAAGCGTGAAGAAGAGGTGCAATCATCACTGAAGAA GGTGGATGAAGAAGGTGTAATGAAATCACAAGCCATGAAACAGTCACGTGAAATACAGAACCAGTTACAGGAAGTCACAGAGGACTTGGAGACAGAGAAGGATGCCAGAATGAAGGCAGAGAAACAGAAGCGTGACTTGAGTGAG GAATTGGAGGCTTTGAAATCTGAACTGGAAGATTCCTTGGATGCAACAGCTGCAGTCCAGGATCTGAGAAACAAGAGGGAAGATGAActcaaagatttaaaaaatatgttgagCGATAGTAAGAAAGGTGCAGAAGATCAAATACATGCAATGCGGCACAAGCATTCAGCTCAAATACAGGCACTTAATGAAGAAATCGAAAATGTTAAAAAG AGCAAGGCATCCCTAGAAAAACAGAGACAGACCCTGGAAGCAGAGAATACTGACTTGGCAGGAGATCTCAAACAAGTTCAGATGGCTAAACAAGAGTCCGAACGAAAGCGTAAGCAGGTGGAAGGTCAGTTTCAAGAGGTCACAATACGTTTACAAGAGTCTGACAGAGGCCGTGTAGACAATAGTGATAAAGTCACCAAACTTTCG AATGAACTGGATCAGGTCAGCACACAGCTTGAACAGGCAGACACAAAGACTGTTCAGTTGAGCCAAAAAGTAGCCTCATTAGAAGCCCAACTTGCTGATTCACAG GATACTTTACAAGAGGAAACGAAGAGCAAACTGCAGGTACAGTCAAAGCTTCGACAGATGGACGACGAGAAGGAGGGCCTGTTAGACCGTATAGAGGAGGAGCAGGAATCCAAAAAAACAGTAGAGAAACAGATCAGCGAGTTGCAGGCTAAG ATGATGGAGTTGAAAAAGAAGAATGAAGAAGAGATCCAGAAGCTGGAAGCAAATGAAGAGCTGAGGAAGAAATCATCCAGGGATGCATTGGAGGATCAGAAGAAGGAGGCTGACCTCATTATAGAACGGCATGAGAAATCTCGCAAGAAGTTACAGGCAGAG GTAGAAGACAtgacagtagagttagataatCAGAGATCTGCTTATACCCATCTGGAGAAGAAGCAAAAGAAGTTTGATGCACTTCTCAACGAGGAAAAAAGTGTTTCAGAAAA ATTATCATTGGAGAAAGACCTTCTGGAGAGAGAAAGCCGGGAAAAGGAGACAAAGATCATGAACTTACAGAGAGAACTAGATGAATTACATGAGTCCTTTGAGAAGGCTGATAGGAGTCGACTTCTCCAACAGAGGGAACTGGAGGATCTCATGTCATCCAAGGATGATGTCGgcaaaaat GTACATGAGTTGGAAAAGGCTAAGCGAACTCTGGAAGCCCAGGTGGAGGAACAGCGACTCCAGATAGAGGAATTGGAGGATGAGCTCCAGACTACAGAGGATGCCAAACTCAGACTGGAGGTGAACATGCAGGCCATGAGAACCCAGTTTGAACGTGACCATCAAGCTAAGGAAGATACTGTTGAAGAGCAAAAGAAGTTACTTCTCAAACAG TTGCGCGAGATGGAGGCTGAACTTGAGGATGAGCGTAAGCAGCGTGCAATGGCTGTGAATGCCCGGAAGAAGTTAGAAAATGACATCAAGGACCTGGAGCAGCAAGAAGAAATGGCCAACAAGGTGAAGGAGGATGCTGTCAAGCAGCTCAAGCGCACTCAAGCAGTCATGAAGGACAATTTGCGCGAGCTTGATGAAGCACGACTGGCCCGAGAAGATGCTGCTGCCACTCTTAAAGAaaatgagaagaagtttaaaaacCTGGAGGCAGAAGTCATCAGACTGCAAGAAGAGCTGTCTTCTTCTGAGAGGTCTCGCAGGAACGCTGAGGCTGAGCGAGATGAACTCCAGGATGAAATCGCTAGCAACACAACTGGAAA GTCTTCGTTGTTGGATGAGAAGCGGCGACTTGAGGCACGTTTGCAGCAGGTAGAGGATGAGTTAGAGGATGAGCAGACAAATGGTGAAATGCTTGTCGACAAAGCCCGCAAGGCACAGATGCAG GCTGAGCAGTACCAAGCAGACTTGGCGTCCGAGAAATCAGTCACCCAAAAATTGGAGAACCAGCGAGCATCCCTGGAGAGGCAGAACAAGGACCTAAGAGAGAAACTACAGGACTTGGAGAACACTGTACGCACTCGTACCAAGGCAACCATTACCACTCTAGAGGGCAAGGTCTCTAACCTTGAGGAACAACTCGACAGTGAAACAAA GGACCGATCCAATCTGCAACGTACTGTGCGTCGATTGGAAAAGAAACTAAAAGAGATGGTCTTACAGGCTGAGGATGAGCGACGCCATGCAGACCAATTCAAAGAACAG AATGACAAGATGAACAACCGTGTACGAGCTCTGAAGCGACAATTAGACGAAGCAGAGGAGGAGATTACCAGGATGAATGCAGCCAAACGCAAGCTTCAGCGTGACCTTGATGAACAAATGGAACAAAGTGAAGCAACAGCTAGAGAAATATCTCAGCTGAAGAAATATAG ATCGGGGGAGAAAGCCTCTAATTGA
- the LOC117332867 gene encoding myosin heavy chain, non-muscle-like isoform X1, whose amino-acid sequence MAEDPYAGVSAQELKYLAVDRNRINDPMVQAEWAAKRLIWVPHEVHGFCAASVVSERGDDLEVQLEETGKHVKVHRDDCQKMNPPKFSKVEDMAELTCLNEASVLHNLKDRYYSGLIYTYSGLFCVVVNPYKRLPIYTEKVIDLYKGKKRHEVPPHVFAITDAAYRSMLQDREDQSILCTGESGAGKTENTKKVIQYLAHVAASNRTSGQRSSVSNLHIPPNTDRQSALTLGGNVFVQGELENQLLQANPILEAFGNAKTIKNDNSSRFGKFIRINFDSSGYISGANIETYLLEKSRAIRQAEQERCFHIFYQFMYGATPHQRKEFLLEDIGNYRFLTHGSVPVSGVDDTGEFRQTVEALTIMGISAEDQSAIMRVISSVLLFGNMVFKQERSSDQATLPDDTVAQKACHLLGLSVTSVIQAFLRPRIKVGRDYVTKAQTKEQVEFAVEALSKACYEKMFKWLVVRINRSLDRTKRQGASFIGILDIAGFEIFKMNSFEQLCINYTNEKLQQLFNHTMFILEQEEYQKEGIEWKFIDFGLDLQPTIDLLEKPMGIYALVDEECFFPKATDKTFIDKVVNQHSSHPKFQKPDFRADADFSLIHYAGKVDYSASMWLMKNMDPLNENVVSLLQTSSDPFVAAIWKDAEIVGMGAASTGDTMFGSRTRKGMFRTVSQLYKEQLAKLMATLRNTNPNFVRCIIPNHEKKAGKIDSPLVLEQLRCNGVLEGIRICRQGFPNRILFQEFRQRYEILCPQSIPKGFMDGKKAVEKMINALELDPNLYRVGQSKIFFRAGVLAHLEEERDLKLTDIIIQFQALCRGLIARRNYQRRLQQLSAIRVIQRNCASYLKLRNWAWWRLFTKVKPLLPVAGQEEKLTLKEDELKKAKESMDRQKSDIEELERKYAQIIEEKSILAEQLQAETEICAEAEESKARMLAKKEELEEILHDVEIRIEEEEDRCNALMEERKKFQQTVTDLEEQLEEEEQSRQKLQLEKVSADSKMKKYEEELALQEDTNHKLLKEKRAMEERMSEVTSHLVEEEEKAKQLGKLKNKYESIISDLEERLRKETQARQELEKIRRRLESELNDLREQLTEKRQQVEDLQAQLSKREEEVQSSLKKVDEEGVMKSQAMKQSREIQNQLQEVTEDLETEKDARMKAEKQKRDLSEELEALKSELEDSLDATAAVQDLRNKREDELKDLKNMLSDSKKGAEDQIHAMRHKHSAQIQALNEEIENVKKSKASLEKQRQTLEAENTDLAGDLKQVQMAKQESERKRKQVEGQFQEVTIRLQESDRGRVDNSDKVTKLSNELDQVSTQLEQADTKTVQLSQKVASLEAQLADSQDTLQEETKSKLQVQSKLRQMDDEKEGLLDRIEEEQESKKTVEKQISELQAKMMELKKKNEEEIQKLEANEELRKKSSRDALEDQKKEADLIIERHEKSRKKLQAEVEDMTVELDNQRSAYTHLEKKQKKFDALLNEEKSVSEKLSLEKDLLERESREKETKIMNLQRELDELHESFEKADRSRLLQQRELEDLMSSKDDVGKNVHELEKAKRTLEAQVEEQRLQIEELEDELQTTEDAKLRLEVNMQAMRTQFERDHQAKEDTVEEQKKLLLKQLREMEAELEDERKQRAMAVNARKKLENDIKDLEQQEEMANKVKEDAVKQLKRTQAVMKDNLRELDEARLAREDAAATLKENEKKFKNLEAEVIRLQEELSSSERSRRNAEAERDELQDEIASNTTGKSSLLDEKRRLEARLQQVEDELEDEQTNGEMLVDKARKAQMQAEQYQADLASEKSVTQKLENQRASLERQNKDLREKLQDLENTVRTRTKATITTLEGKVSNLEEQLDSETKDRSNLQRTVRRLEKKLKEMVLQAEDERRHADQFKEQNDKMNNRVRALKRQLDEAEEEITRMNAAKRKLQRDLDEQMEQSEATAREISQLKKYRPSARVSSARSMLSSIRSGAGDLDDDDDDNVDSAKQNSDA is encoded by the exons ATCGTGAAGACCAGTCTATTCTTTGCAC AGGAGAATCTGGAGCCGGAAAGACAGAAAATACCAAGAAAGTCATACAGTACTTGGCTCACGTCGCAGCCTCAAATAGGACATCGGGCCAACGTTCATCTGTGTCCAATCTCCACATCCCG ccaaacacagatcgTCAAAGTGCTCTTACACTG GGAGGTAATGTGTTTGTACAG GGTGAATTAGAAAACCAGTTACTCCAGGCTAACCCCATCTTAGAAGCATTTGGAAATGCAAAGACTATCAAGAACGACAATTCTTCCAGATTT GGAAAATTCATCAGAATCAACTTTGACTCCTCAGGCTACATATCTGGAGCTAACATAGAAACAT ATCTTCTGGAGAAATCTCGAGCCATCAGGCAGGCTGAACAGGAAAGATGTTTCCATATCTTCTATCAGTTCATGTACGGAGCCACACCTCACCAGAGAA AGGAATTTTTATTGGAGGACATAGGCAATTACCGCTTTCTGACTCACGGCAGTGTACCGGTCAGTGGAGTGGACGACACTGGCGAGTTCCGCCAGACAGTGGAGGCTCTCACCATCATGGGCATTTCAGCCGAGGATCAGTCTG CCATCATGAGAGTGATTTCTTCAGTGTTGCTGTTCGGTAACATGGTATTCAAACAAGAAAGGAGCTCCGACCAGGCTACTCTCCCTGATGATACAG TTGCCCAGAAAGCTTGTCACCTCCTTGGTTTGTCGGTGACATCGGTCATACAGGCGTTCCTCCGCCCCAGGATCAAAGTGGGTCGTGATTATGTAACTAAGGCCCAGACTAAGGAACAGGTGGAGTTTGCCGTGGAGGCCCTGTCCAAGGCCTGCTATGAGAAGATGTTCAAGTGGCTTGTTGTCAGGATCAACCGTTCCCTAGATAGGACAAAGAGGCAGGGTGCCTCCTTCATCGGCATCCTAGATATTGCtggttttgaaattttcaag ATGAACTCCTTCGAGCAGTTGTGCATCAACTACACAAATGAGAAGCTACAGCAACTCTTCAACCACACCATGTTCATTTTAGAGCAGGAAGAATATCAGAAGGAGGGCATTGAATGGAAGTTTATTGACTTTGGACTTGACCTACAGCCCACCATCGACCTCCTCGAGAAG cCCATGGGTATATACGCCCTTGTTGACGAGGAGTGCTTCTTCCCTAAAGCCACAGACAAGACCTTCATTGATAAGGTTGTCAATCAACATTCCTCCCACCCCAAGTTCCAGAAACCTGACTTCAGAGCAGACGCAGACTTCAGTCTCATCCATTATGCTGGAAAG GTCGACTACTCTGCTAGCATGTGGCTGATGAAGAATATGGACCCCTTGAATGAGAATGTGGTGTCCCTGCTGCAGACCTCCTCAGATCCCTTCGTGGCAGCCATCTGGAAGGACG CTGAGATTGTTGGTATGGGAGCTGCATCAACTGGCGATACCATGTTTGGATCTCGAACACGAAAGGGCATGTTCAGGACAGTGAGCCAACTGTACAAAGAACAGCTTGCCAAACTGATGGCCACTCTACGCAACACTAATCCCAACTTCGTAAGATGTATCATTCCAAACCATGAGAAAAAG GCTGGGAAAATTGACTCGCCTCTGGTCCTGGAGCAGTTGAGGTGTAATGGTGTATTGGAAGGAATCCGAATCTGCCGACAGGGCTTCCCCAACAGAATCTTATTCCAGGAATTCCGACAGCGGTATGAGATCTTGTGTCCCCAGAGTATCCCTAAAGGATTCATGGATGGCAAAAAAGCAGTTGAAAAAATG ATTAATGCACTTGAGTTGGATCCTAATCTGTATAGAGTTGGACAGAGCAAGATCTTCTTCAGGGCAGGAGTGCTGGCACACTTAGAGGAAGAAAGAGATCTGAAACTCACTGATATTATCATTCAGTTCCAGGCCTTATGTCGAGGCTTGATTGCAAGAAG AAACTACCAGAGAAGGTTGCAGCAGCTAAGTGCAATTCGTGTCATACAGAGAAACTGTGCTTCCTACCTCAAACTGAGAAACTGGGCTTGGTGGAGACTCTTTACAAAG GTGAAACCATTGTTGCCAGTTGCTGGACAGGAAGAAAAGCTTACATTGAAAGAAGATGAACTCAAGAAAGCTAAAGAAAGTATGGATCGTCAAAAGAGCGATATAGAGGAACTGGAGAGAAAGTATGCTCAAATTATAGAAGAAAAATCCATTTTGGCAGAACAGTTGCAAGCTGAAACAGAAATATGTGCAGAGGCTGAAGAG TCCAAAGCCAGGATGCTGGCAAAGAAAGAGGAGTTGGAGGAGATCCTCCATGATGTGGAGATCAGGATAGAAGAGGAGGAGGATCGTTGTAATGCCCTCATGGAGGAACGCAAAAAATTCCAGCAAACTGTTACAGACCTGGAGGAACA ACTGGAAGAGGAGGAACAGTCTAGACAAAAATTACAACTAGAGAAAGTATCTGCTGATTCAAAAATGAAGAAGTATGAGGAGGAACTTGCATTACAAGAGGATACAAACCATAAACTGCTCAAAGAAAAGCGGGCCATGGAAGAACGAATGAGTGAAGTCACATCACATCTAGTGGAGGAAGAGGAAAAGGCCAAACAGCTTGGCAAACTCAAGAACAAGTATGAGTCTATTATCTCAGACTTGGAAGAGCGCCTCAGaaaagaaacacag GCAAGACAGGAACTAGAAAAAATCAGGCGCCGTTTAGAAAGTGAGCTGAACGATTTAAGGGAACAGCTTACAGAGAAACGTCAACAAGTAGAAGATTTACAGGCACAGCTTTCAAAGCGTGAAGAAGAGGTGCAATCATCACTGAAGAA GGTGGATGAAGAAGGTGTAATGAAATCACAAGCCATGAAACAGTCACGTGAAATACAGAACCAGTTACAGGAAGTCACAGAGGACTTGGAGACAGAGAAGGATGCCAGAATGAAGGCAGAGAAACAGAAGCGTGACTTGAGTGAG GAATTGGAGGCTTTGAAATCTGAACTGGAAGATTCCTTGGATGCAACAGCTGCAGTCCAGGATCTGAGAAACAAGAGGGAAGATGAActcaaagatttaaaaaatatgttgagCGATAGTAAGAAAGGTGCAGAAGATCAAATACATGCAATGCGGCACAAGCATTCAGCTCAAATACAGGCACTTAATGAAGAAATCGAAAATGTTAAAAAG AGCAAGGCATCCCTAGAAAAACAGAGACAGACCCTGGAAGCAGAGAATACTGACTTGGCAGGAGATCTCAAACAAGTTCAGATGGCTAAACAAGAGTCCGAACGAAAGCGTAAGCAGGTGGAAGGTCAGTTTCAAGAGGTCACAATACGTTTACAAGAGTCTGACAGAGGCCGTGTAGACAATAGTGATAAAGTCACCAAACTTTCG AATGAACTGGATCAGGTCAGCACACAGCTTGAACAGGCAGACACAAAGACTGTTCAGTTGAGCCAAAAAGTAGCCTCATTAGAAGCCCAACTTGCTGATTCACAG GATACTTTACAAGAGGAAACGAAGAGCAAACTGCAGGTACAGTCAAAGCTTCGACAGATGGACGACGAGAAGGAGGGCCTGTTAGACCGTATAGAGGAGGAGCAGGAATCCAAAAAAACAGTAGAGAAACAGATCAGCGAGTTGCAGGCTAAG ATGATGGAGTTGAAAAAGAAGAATGAAGAAGAGATCCAGAAGCTGGAAGCAAATGAAGAGCTGAGGAAGAAATCATCCAGGGATGCATTGGAGGATCAGAAGAAGGAGGCTGACCTCATTATAGAACGGCATGAGAAATCTCGCAAGAAGTTACAGGCAGAG GTAGAAGACAtgacagtagagttagataatCAGAGATCTGCTTATACCCATCTGGAGAAGAAGCAAAAGAAGTTTGATGCACTTCTCAACGAGGAAAAAAGTGTTTCAGAAAA ATTATCATTGGAGAAAGACCTTCTGGAGAGAGAAAGCCGGGAAAAGGAGACAAAGATCATGAACTTACAGAGAGAACTAGATGAATTACATGAGTCCTTTGAGAAGGCTGATAGGAGTCGACTTCTCCAACAGAGGGAACTGGAGGATCTCATGTCATCCAAGGATGATGTCGgcaaaaat GTACATGAGTTGGAAAAGGCTAAGCGAACTCTGGAAGCCCAGGTGGAGGAACAGCGACTCCAGATAGAGGAATTGGAGGATGAGCTCCAGACTACAGAGGATGCCAAACTCAGACTGGAGGTGAACATGCAGGCCATGAGAACCCAGTTTGAACGTGACCATCAAGCTAAGGAAGATACTGTTGAAGAGCAAAAGAAGTTACTTCTCAAACAG TTGCGCGAGATGGAGGCTGAACTTGAGGATGAGCGTAAGCAGCGTGCAATGGCTGTGAATGCCCGGAAGAAGTTAGAAAATGACATCAAGGACCTGGAGCAGCAAGAAGAAATGGCCAACAAGGTGAAGGAGGATGCTGTCAAGCAGCTCAAGCGCACTCAAGCAGTCATGAAGGACAATTTGCGCGAGCTTGATGAAGCACGACTGGCCCGAGAAGATGCTGCTGCCACTCTTAAAGAaaatgagaagaagtttaaaaacCTGGAGGCAGAAGTCATCAGACTGCAAGAAGAGCTGTCTTCTTCTGAGAGGTCTCGCAGGAACGCTGAGGCTGAGCGAGATGAACTCCAGGATGAAATCGCTAGCAACACAACTGGAAA GTCTTCGTTGTTGGATGAGAAGCGGCGACTTGAGGCACGTTTGCAGCAGGTAGAGGATGAGTTAGAGGATGAGCAGACAAATGGTGAAATGCTTGTCGACAAAGCCCGCAAGGCACAGATGCAG GCTGAGCAGTACCAAGCAGACTTGGCGTCCGAGAAATCAGTCACCCAAAAATTGGAGAACCAGCGAGCATCCCTGGAGAGGCAGAACAAGGACCTAAGAGAGAAACTACAGGACTTGGAGAACACTGTACGCACTCGTACCAAGGCAACCATTACCACTCTAGAGGGCAAGGTCTCTAACCTTGAGGAACAACTCGACAGTGAAACAAA GGACCGATCCAATCTGCAACGTACTGTGCGTCGATTGGAAAAGAAACTAAAAGAGATGGTCTTACAGGCTGAGGATGAGCGACGCCATGCAGACCAATTCAAAGAACAG AATGACAAGATGAACAACCGTGTACGAGCTCTGAAGCGACAATTAGACGAAGCAGAGGAGGAGATTACCAGGATGAATGCAGCCAAACGCAAGCTTCAGCGTGACCTTGATGAACAAATGGAACAAAGTGAAGCAACAGCTAGAGAAATATCTCAGCTGAAGAAATATAG ACCAAGTGCTAGAGTGTCATCTGCCCGTTCCATGTTATCCTCCATACGGTCCGGAGCCGGAgatttggatgatgatgatgacgacaaTGTTGACTCCGCAAAACAAAACTCTGATGCTTAA